One Gloeobacter morelensis MG652769 DNA window includes the following coding sequences:
- the rpsF gene encoding 30S ribosomal protein S6, which translates to MSTKYETMYILRPDLTDEIIDQTITRYQTLLAEQGAVPVETQHRGKRRLAYELKKFKEGIYVQMNYDAPTTAVAELEKAFRLSEEVIRFLTVREED; encoded by the coding sequence GTGTCCACCAAGTACGAGACCATGTACATCCTTCGTCCTGACCTCACGGACGAGATCATCGATCAAACGATCACCCGCTACCAGACGCTGCTTGCCGAGCAGGGCGCCGTCCCCGTCGAGACGCAGCACCGGGGCAAGCGCCGCCTGGCCTACGAGCTGAAGAAATTCAAAGAAGGCATCTACGTCCAGATGAACTACGACGCCCCGACAACGGCGGTGGCCGAACTGGAGAAGGCCTTCCGGCTCAGCGAAGAGGTGATCCGGTTTTTAACTGTTCGCGAAGAGGATTAA
- a CDS encoding DUF883 C-terminal domain-containing protein — protein MAPEENPSPTESTPPPPEAAPPVAESKASVQERLDRALHEAARKLEETAEQFERLGSQGTKASEYSQKVASQLRTGARYLEGAEVDDLLERTRSTVRRHPVASLGIAFGVGFILARLLRR, from the coding sequence ATGGCACCCGAGGAAAACCCGAGCCCCACGGAGAGCACCCCACCACCACCGGAGGCCGCTCCCCCCGTCGCCGAATCGAAAGCCAGTGTCCAGGAGCGCCTCGATCGGGCGCTGCACGAGGCCGCGCGCAAGCTCGAAGAGACCGCCGAGCAGTTCGAGCGCCTGGGCTCCCAGGGCACCAAGGCGAGCGAGTACTCCCAAAAAGTCGCCTCGCAACTGCGCACGGGCGCGCGCTACTTAGAAGGCGCCGAAGTTGACGATCTACTGGAGCGCACCCGCTCGACTGTCCGCCGCCATCCGGTGGCGAGCCTGGGGATCGCCTTTGGGGTCGGCTTTATCCTGGCCCGCCTGCTCAGACGCTAG
- a CDS encoding ABC transporter ATP-binding protein, with translation MLDIHKLSKVFPSGAVGISEVSLSLDGGVLGLLGANGAGKTTLMQMLATITPPTAGQIRFQDVDILRQPDYLRRRLGYLPQDFGVYDNLTAFEFLNYFAALKGVSSRARVLEMLELVNLHTVAHRSAGTFSGGMKQRLGIAQALINNPDLLIVDEPTAGLDPEERVRFRNLLGDIGSGKLVILSTHIVSDIESIATMIAVIKKGRLLACAPPEALLATTGGRVWEAVLSSAQFDGIRSSLKVSAAVRKPDGIHARIVAQDRPLQNAVPVEANLEDAFLYLMNFAPAAFG, from the coding sequence ATGCTTGATATCCACAAGCTCAGCAAGGTCTTTCCATCCGGTGCCGTAGGCATCTCGGAAGTGTCGTTGTCACTTGATGGGGGTGTTCTTGGCCTACTTGGCGCCAACGGTGCGGGCAAGACGACGTTGATGCAGATGCTGGCGACGATCACCCCCCCCACAGCGGGCCAAATCCGTTTTCAGGATGTGGATATCCTTCGCCAACCCGATTATTTGCGCCGACGCCTCGGCTATTTGCCCCAGGACTTTGGTGTATACGACAACCTGACGGCGTTCGAATTTTTGAATTACTTTGCAGCCCTCAAAGGCGTCTCCAGCCGGGCGCGCGTCCTTGAGATGCTGGAACTGGTCAATTTACACACCGTAGCCCACCGATCGGCCGGCACCTTCTCAGGTGGCATGAAGCAGCGCCTTGGGATTGCCCAGGCACTGATCAACAATCCAGACCTGCTCATCGTCGATGAACCGACGGCCGGTCTCGATCCGGAGGAGCGCGTCCGCTTCCGCAATCTGTTGGGCGACATCGGCTCCGGCAAACTGGTGATTCTCTCGACCCACATTGTCTCGGATATCGAATCGATCGCCACAATGATTGCCGTCATCAAAAAGGGGCGACTGCTCGCCTGCGCTCCACCGGAAGCTTTGCTCGCCACCACTGGTGGCAGGGTCTGGGAAGCTGTACTGTCCTCAGCCCAGTTCGACGGGATCCGCTCCTCCCTCAAGGTTTCCGCTGCTGTGCGCAAACCCGATGGGATCCACGCGCGCATCGTCGCTCAAGATCGTCCCCTGCAAAACGCTGTCCCTGTCGAAGCGAATCTGGAGGATGCGTTTTTGTATCTGATGAATTTTGCACCTGCGGCTTTCGGATGA
- a CDS encoding substrate-binding domain-containing protein, whose product MQLFETSYKAYRCSRNMPLSCDVLVQTAQQIPGAKFCQECGFPTLLAEKSEIRGTRGTYRIVKFVGTRGMGRLYQAIQAGDNQPCVVKEYLLPSRCFNKAETRQRKDAFKRVAGLLPADGKNQDFRLVSPWEAIADEQGERCYLVTKGALETSPTLARHLAESGPMNAAQVRSVLNQVLQSLQFLHSQKFRLPSGQVQPGLAHGHLTLDSLLISRGGAQFFVYVCDLALWEQLFDPPPAVADEPLPEHDLIALGYVAYFLLTGQLVNPATGGYFDPRDPQQWPSVEPRLQEYLYRLMGLDVPFETAEAARAALLKLPGEEQFEAVSAPVEYDKKDKANLTLFALLAFALLAMIAGLLFIFWPQLERWFPKPPQIDTRVASFAEVSGVPEGAFSYAAERDGTWSYLLQGKPADDQRLVDLLTEPRTRVEMRFVPVVSPKIDTESEAVRLVQLIRTDFAITSLTEDLSDELESKPIAIDGLVVYVAFSKKPRNLPNALGGKISLENLQKLYTGKVRNWKELGGPDLPVRLFAPTEPEAVRMFERLVLGNDPQRVATFRSLATVLPTKETQRLVLPEFDNNRSGIIAFSTLVKAFDQCSGYPLALDQGKGEIQPLVQTDPRFDGQPIHPNVNLCAKAFRLDAGAFTQRRYPLGFPLTVVYPRDNSRPTSGLKFAELLTTRQGQQYLEKLGVVPLPLSNK is encoded by the coding sequence GTGCAACTGTTTGAAACTTCCTACAAGGCTTACCGCTGTTCGCGCAACATGCCGCTCAGTTGCGACGTGCTCGTACAGACCGCCCAGCAGATCCCCGGGGCCAAATTTTGCCAGGAATGCGGCTTTCCGACGTTGCTGGCCGAAAAATCCGAGATCCGCGGCACCCGCGGTACCTACCGGATCGTCAAGTTCGTGGGTACCCGCGGGATGGGCAGGCTCTACCAGGCGATCCAGGCGGGGGATAATCAGCCGTGCGTCGTCAAGGAGTACCTGCTTCCCAGCCGCTGCTTCAACAAAGCCGAGACCCGCCAGCGCAAGGACGCCTTCAAGCGGGTGGCGGGTCTCCTGCCCGCCGACGGCAAAAACCAGGACTTTCGGCTGGTCAGCCCCTGGGAAGCGATCGCCGACGAGCAGGGCGAGCGGTGTTATCTGGTGACCAAAGGCGCGCTCGAAACGTCGCCCACCCTCGCGCGGCATCTGGCCGAAAGCGGCCCGATGAACGCGGCCCAGGTGCGCTCGGTGCTCAACCAGGTGCTCCAATCGCTGCAATTTCTGCACAGCCAGAAGTTCCGGTTGCCCTCGGGCCAGGTGCAGCCGGGGCTCGCCCACGGACATCTCACCCTCGACAGTTTGCTCATCAGCCGGGGCGGGGCGCAGTTTTTTGTCTACGTCTGCGATCTGGCCCTCTGGGAGCAGTTGTTTGACCCGCCTCCGGCGGTCGCCGACGAACCGCTGCCCGAGCATGATCTGATCGCCCTCGGGTACGTGGCCTATTTTTTGCTGACCGGTCAACTGGTCAACCCGGCCACCGGCGGCTACTTTGACCCGCGCGACCCGCAGCAGTGGCCGAGCGTGGAGCCACGTCTGCAGGAGTACCTGTACCGGCTGATGGGTCTCGATGTGCCCTTCGAGACGGCCGAGGCGGCGCGGGCGGCGTTGCTCAAATTGCCGGGAGAAGAGCAGTTCGAAGCGGTAAGCGCCCCGGTCGAGTACGACAAAAAGGACAAAGCCAACCTGACCCTTTTTGCGCTGTTGGCGTTCGCCTTGCTCGCGATGATCGCTGGATTGTTGTTTATTTTTTGGCCCCAACTGGAGCGCTGGTTCCCGAAGCCGCCCCAGATCGACACGCGCGTGGCGAGCTTTGCGGAAGTGAGCGGCGTGCCGGAGGGCGCATTTAGCTATGCCGCCGAGCGCGACGGCACCTGGAGCTATCTATTGCAGGGCAAACCCGCCGACGACCAGCGGCTTGTCGACCTGCTCACCGAGCCGCGCACCCGCGTCGAGATGCGCTTTGTGCCCGTCGTCTCTCCCAAAATCGACACCGAGAGCGAAGCGGTGCGGCTGGTGCAGCTCATCCGCACCGACTTTGCGATCACCAGCCTGACCGAAGATCTCAGCGATGAACTGGAGAGCAAGCCCATCGCCATCGATGGGCTGGTGGTCTACGTCGCCTTCAGCAAAAAACCGCGCAACCTGCCCAACGCCCTGGGGGGCAAAATCAGCCTCGAAAATCTCCAAAAGCTCTACACCGGCAAGGTCCGCAACTGGAAAGAGCTCGGCGGGCCGGATCTGCCGGTGCGGCTGTTTGCCCCCACCGAACCGGAGGCTGTGCGTATGTTCGAGCGGCTGGTACTGGGGAACGACCCCCAGCGCGTCGCCACCTTCCGCAGCCTGGCGACGGTATTGCCCACCAAGGAGACCCAGCGGCTGGTGCTGCCCGAATTTGACAACAACCGCTCGGGGATCATCGCCTTCAGCACCCTGGTCAAAGCCTTCGACCAGTGCTCGGGCTACCCTCTGGCCCTCGATCAGGGCAAAGGCGAAATCCAGCCGCTGGTGCAGACCGACCCGCGCTTTGACGGCCAGCCCATCCACCCCAACGTCAACCTGTGCGCCAAGGCCTTTCGTCTCGACGCCGGGGCGTTCACCCAGCGGCGCTACCCGCTCGGCTTTCCTCTGACTGTGGTGTATCCCCGCGACAACAGCCGTCCGACCTCCGGCCTCAAATTTGCCGAATTGCTGACGACCCGCCAGGGCCAGCAGTATCTTGAAAAACTGGGCGTCGTCCCACTGCCGCTGTCCAATAAGTAA
- a CDS encoding phage tail protein, producing MAQNGNVVHELNYVLPNRFYVEIDSELTASFMQCSGIGFTMKKNSYAEGGVNEQERIYLGPVTYSDVTLQRGITDSLTFWEWAYGSLDPATPTKRRNVNIVLFNQAGETMQCWTLIGAVVTGFKGPQLMANLPAQNATAAIEQVIVSYEGLRIQRSGGGGAMMNLTRDASGYFGSN from the coding sequence ATGGCACAAAACGGCAATGTCGTCCACGAACTGAACTATGTTCTGCCCAACCGCTTCTACGTCGAGATTGACAGCGAGTTGACCGCGTCGTTCATGCAGTGCAGCGGCATCGGCTTCACCATGAAGAAAAACTCCTACGCCGAGGGCGGGGTCAACGAGCAGGAGCGCATCTACCTGGGGCCGGTGACCTACAGCGATGTCACCCTCCAGCGCGGCATCACCGACAGTCTCACTTTTTGGGAGTGGGCCTACGGGTCGCTCGATCCGGCCACCCCGACCAAACGGCGCAATGTCAACATCGTATTGTTCAATCAGGCGGGCGAAACCATGCAGTGCTGGACCCTGATCGGTGCGGTGGTGACCGGCTTCAAAGGTCCGCAGTTGATGGCGAACCTGCCTGCGCAGAACGCGACGGCGGCCATCGAGCAGGTGATTGTCTCCTACGAGGGTCTGCGCATCCAGAGAAGCGGCGGCGGCGGGGCGATGATGAACCTGACCCGCGACGCGAGCGGCTACTTCGGCAGTAATTAG
- a CDS encoding FHA domain-containing protein, whose product MAAPKCPNPQCEYFNRTLPNTAQVCPMCGTPLGNVVRSGAAPVAAAPPPPPIVSPYQQSAPPPLPPVYAPVAPPPGYPQPAPAAYPPPPVAPAAAPPVSQGRPTLKLVHALIGREFAAPGDESYIGRRGGTVKPAPEIDLTGIPNDQVISRPHACILWDAAYATYTITDNNSRNGTFVNGQPLTPGVSYQLVDGDTLQLGRESLVQFKVAIA is encoded by the coding sequence ATGGCCGCTCCCAAGTGCCCCAATCCGCAGTGCGAATACTTCAACCGGACACTGCCCAACACCGCCCAAGTCTGCCCGATGTGCGGCACACCCCTCGGGAACGTCGTGCGCAGCGGCGCCGCCCCGGTCGCCGCCGCTCCACCGCCGCCGCCCATCGTCTCGCCCTACCAGCAGTCGGCCCCGCCGCCGCTGCCGCCCGTCTACGCGCCGGTCGCTCCGCCGCCCGGGTACCCACAGCCCGCTCCCGCCGCCTACCCCCCGCCGCCGGTCGCCCCGGCCGCCGCGCCGCCTGTCTCCCAGGGGCGGCCGACGCTCAAGCTGGTGCACGCGCTCATCGGCCGCGAATTCGCGGCGCCGGGCGACGAAAGTTATATCGGCCGGCGCGGCGGCACGGTCAAACCGGCTCCCGAGATTGATCTGACCGGCATCCCCAACGATCAGGTCATCTCGCGGCCCCACGCCTGTATCCTCTGGGACGCCGCCTACGCCACCTACACGATCACCGACAACAACAGCCGCAACGGCACCTTCGTCAACGGCCAACCGCTCACCCCGGGGGTTTCCTACCAGCTGGTGGACGGCGACACGCTCCAGTTGGGCCGGGAGAGCCTGGTGCAGTTCAAGGTGGCCATCGCCTGA
- a CDS encoding chromophore lyase CpcT/CpeT has translation MRVAICCLLLTAGLLAAVPAPAEQSVLPATERQAEEVAAHLTGIMTTTQQAQSNSGRPDVWMTTCPVRLDGDKSKALYLYQEQAMSNKLNEPYRQRLLRIAASADGRAVESAGFKFVDAKPLAGLCAKPVAERLIPPMALDGDPTCTVRLVQAGDKYVGTTPEGGCPSNVRGAARITNEITLYKEGMDTRDRGFDAQGNQVWGAKEEPYRFRRLTP, from the coding sequence ATGCGCGTCGCCATTTGCTGTTTGCTGCTCACCGCCGGTTTGCTTGCAGCCGTACCTGCCCCGGCCGAGCAAAGCGTGCTTCCGGCTACCGAGCGGCAGGCAGAGGAGGTAGCCGCGCACCTGACGGGGATCATGACCACCACCCAGCAAGCGCAAAGCAATTCCGGCCGCCCCGATGTGTGGATGACCACCTGCCCGGTACGCCTTGACGGCGATAAGTCAAAAGCGCTCTATCTCTACCAGGAGCAGGCGATGTCGAACAAGCTCAATGAGCCTTACCGGCAGCGCTTGTTGCGCATCGCCGCGAGCGCCGACGGCCGCGCGGTCGAATCGGCAGGATTCAAATTCGTCGATGCGAAGCCTCTGGCGGGACTGTGCGCCAAACCCGTCGCCGAGCGGCTGATCCCGCCCATGGCTCTGGACGGCGATCCGACTTGTACTGTGCGGCTGGTGCAGGCGGGCGACAAGTACGTGGGCACCACCCCCGAGGGCGGCTGTCCGAGCAACGTGCGCGGGGCAGCCCGGATCACCAACGAGATCACCTTATATAAAGAAGGTATGGACACCCGGGACCGGGGCTTCGACGCCCAAGGCAACCAGGTGTGGGGAGCTAAAGAAGAACCGTACCGGTTTCGTCGCCTGACTCCCTGA
- a CDS encoding single-stranded DNA-binding protein, with protein sequence MNAIALMGTLQSEPELRFTQDGLARLSALLGFTAGRPEEPDFQIRMVAFGNLAEEVARTLHHGDGVLVEGRLQAETRNRPDGTKEKVTELIARKVYPATVGESLAGAAPAPAAAPSASAKNGAPAAARPAPRPAAPARPTAPEPDLDDIPF encoded by the coding sequence ATGAACGCCATTGCTTTGATGGGTACGCTTCAGTCCGAGCCGGAATTGCGCTTCACCCAGGACGGGCTTGCGCGCCTTTCGGCCCTGCTCGGCTTCACTGCCGGCCGCCCCGAGGAACCGGATTTTCAGATCCGGATGGTGGCCTTCGGCAACCTAGCCGAAGAAGTCGCCCGCACCCTCCATCACGGCGATGGCGTCCTGGTAGAAGGCCGCCTGCAGGCGGAGACCCGCAATCGCCCCGACGGCACCAAAGAAAAAGTCACCGAACTGATCGCCCGCAAGGTCTACCCGGCCACCGTGGGCGAGAGCCTGGCCGGAGCGGCCCCTGCTCCTGCCGCCGCCCCGTCGGCCTCCGCCAAAAACGGTGCTCCCGCCGCCGCGCGCCCGGCACCCCGTCCGGCGGCTCCCGCCCGGCCCACGGCTCCCGAGCCCGATCTCGACGATATTCCGTTCTAG
- a CDS encoding long-chain-fatty-acid--CoA ligase, producing MNLSLILDRQVQLHPDAPAFIGPEKSLTFGELARASAAVAGGLAQLGVMCGDRVAVMLPNVLPFPIAAYAIWRLGAQLVTVNPLLKPQEVRHVLTDSGAQVLVALGQLLPPIAELIAELGIQVVTVGGGELGTPFEHLFAAPPLLEPAAVAPEDVVAVLYTSGTTGRPKGAMLTSRNLDYDSEACAQALEIGPSDRLFMVLPLFHAYGMTIGLLVCTRNGASVYLEPRFVPAQALAHLKQFECTAFIGVPALFAALLTTEGTALTNLRFCISGGAPLPLPVLEAFEAKFQTVILEGDGPTECSPVTAVNPLRGVRKAGSIGIPLSGQQMTIRDPQSGEFLSDGEVGEILVRGPNVFKGYLNLPEETAQVFVDDWLRTGDLGYRDSDGYFYIVDRLKDLIIVAGLNVYAREVEEVLQSHPQVRMAAVVGEFDELRGEVVHAFVEPISEQEPPEAPEIIRYCREKLADFKCPRRVTVMAELPRSTTGKILKRVLKEGFKGYSAQ from the coding sequence ATGAATTTATCGCTTATTCTCGATCGCCAGGTCCAGCTTCACCCCGATGCACCCGCCTTTATCGGCCCCGAAAAATCGCTCACCTTTGGGGAGTTGGCGCGCGCAAGCGCTGCTGTGGCGGGCGGTCTGGCCCAGTTGGGGGTAATGTGCGGCGATCGTGTGGCGGTGATGCTGCCCAACGTGTTGCCCTTTCCAATCGCAGCCTACGCCATCTGGAGGCTCGGAGCGCAACTGGTGACCGTCAATCCCCTGCTCAAACCCCAGGAGGTCCGCCACGTACTCACCGACAGCGGCGCACAGGTGCTCGTCGCTTTAGGTCAGTTGTTGCCGCCCATTGCCGAATTAATCGCAGAACTGGGAATCCAGGTGGTCACGGTGGGGGGGGGCGAGTTGGGAACGCCGTTTGAGCATCTGTTTGCCGCGCCGCCGCTACTGGAGCCGGCTGCGGTAGCCCCCGAGGATGTGGTGGCTGTTCTCTATACCAGCGGCACCACCGGCCGACCCAAAGGGGCGATGCTCACCAGCCGCAACCTCGATTACGACTCGGAGGCTTGTGCTCAGGCGTTGGAAATTGGCCCCTCCGACCGGCTGTTTATGGTGCTGCCGCTGTTTCACGCCTACGGGATGACCATTGGTCTATTGGTCTGCACCCGCAACGGCGCGAGTGTGTATCTGGAGCCGCGCTTTGTGCCCGCCCAGGCCCTGGCGCACCTCAAACAGTTCGAGTGCACGGCCTTTATCGGCGTGCCCGCGCTGTTCGCGGCCCTGCTCACCACCGAGGGTACAGCGCTCACCAACCTGCGCTTTTGCATCAGCGGCGGGGCGCCGCTGCCCCTGCCCGTCCTCGAAGCGTTCGAAGCAAAATTTCAGACGGTGATCCTCGAAGGGGACGGGCCGACCGAATGCTCCCCGGTCACCGCCGTCAATCCCCTGCGCGGGGTGCGCAAAGCGGGGTCGATCGGCATTCCGCTGTCAGGGCAGCAGATGACCATCCGCGATCCCCAGAGTGGCGAATTTTTGAGCGACGGCGAGGTGGGCGAAATTCTGGTGCGCGGGCCGAACGTGTTCAAAGGCTACCTCAACTTGCCCGAGGAGACTGCCCAGGTCTTCGTAGATGACTGGCTGCGCACGGGGGATCTCGGCTACCGCGACAGCGACGGCTACTTCTACATCGTCGATCGCCTCAAAGATCTGATTATCGTAGCCGGGTTGAATGTCTATGCCCGCGAGGTCGAGGAGGTGCTCCAGTCGCACCCGCAGGTGCGGATGGCCGCGGTGGTCGGCGAGTTCGACGAGTTGCGCGGCGAGGTGGTGCACGCCTTTGTAGAACCCATTTCTGAGCAGGAGCCGCCCGAAGCCCCGGAAATTATTCGCTACTGCCGCGAGAAGCTCGCCGACTTTAAGTGTCCGCGCCGGGTCACCGTAATGGCGGAGTTGCCGCGCTCCACTACCGGCAAAATCCTTAAGCGCGTCCTCAAGGAAGGATTTAAAGGGTATTCTGCGCAGTAG
- a CDS encoding VgrG-related protein, producing the protein MPKYNSKPNITIDGMSGEDTDQLAISTQQICVEESLHLPDAFTLILHNPFTPGRMRDIHHWINHPALKVGAKITFGFRAATTTAPEFVADNALPKLLVGEITGIETHFTEDPSAPMVLRGYDMSHRLHKGRFNRSFVNMTDSDIVRKIVAEVGLQAGGEIEESGIPHDYVFQENQTNMAFLRERAARIGFEFFVQDEQVHFHRPRELEPVQLRWGVRLNAFRVRMSTAEQVSSVEVRSWDYTEKKTIVATAQSEQVVTRTGYEPGSSSNSQFDLQPKLVVVDHPVFNAQEADTMAQAICDEMGGEYIFADARAEGEPKVRPGRLVKLVGLGEKLTGDYYVTDARHLYHDLVYTTEFSVRGTRGGNLMTGLSPQPKLKPGQTNLVGIVTNNKDPEGMGRVKVKFPTLTEEHESNWARVVGPGAGPKHGIYWMPEVNDEVLVCFEHGDIHRPYVVGGVWNGKDDTPETVDDSLTPVKLRTMKTRVGHYLRFADEDTPPDKKGIYIRTADNYQIQINETDQFMELRTPGGCFIKLDDATGSITIEAPMTVTIKAGQVFIN; encoded by the coding sequence ATGCCAAAGTACAACTCGAAGCCGAATATCACCATCGACGGGATGAGCGGTGAAGATACCGATCAGCTCGCCATCAGCACCCAGCAGATCTGTGTGGAGGAGAGCCTGCACCTGCCCGACGCCTTCACGCTCATTCTGCACAACCCCTTCACCCCGGGCCGGATGCGCGACATCCACCACTGGATCAACCACCCGGCCCTCAAAGTCGGTGCGAAGATCACCTTTGGTTTTCGCGCCGCCACCACGACCGCGCCGGAATTCGTAGCGGACAATGCCCTGCCGAAGCTGTTGGTGGGCGAGATTACCGGCATCGAGACCCACTTCACCGAAGATCCCTCCGCGCCAATGGTTCTGCGCGGCTACGACATGTCCCACCGGCTGCACAAGGGCCGCTTCAACCGTTCGTTCGTCAACATGACCGACAGCGATATCGTCCGCAAAATCGTGGCGGAGGTGGGCCTGCAGGCCGGCGGCGAAATCGAAGAAAGCGGCATCCCCCACGACTATGTCTTTCAAGAAAACCAGACCAACATGGCGTTTTTGCGCGAACGGGCGGCGCGCATCGGGTTCGAGTTTTTTGTGCAGGACGAACAGGTACACTTCCACCGGCCCCGGGAGCTTGAGCCGGTGCAGCTGCGCTGGGGTGTGCGGCTGAATGCCTTTCGCGTGCGCATGAGCACCGCCGAGCAGGTCAGCTCCGTCGAGGTGCGCAGCTGGGATTACACCGAGAAAAAGACGATCGTCGCCACCGCCCAGAGCGAACAGGTGGTCACCAGGACCGGCTACGAACCGGGCAGTTCTTCCAATTCCCAGTTTGACCTCCAACCAAAACTGGTCGTGGTCGATCATCCCGTCTTCAACGCCCAGGAGGCCGACACGATGGCCCAGGCGATCTGCGACGAGATGGGGGGCGAGTATATCTTTGCGGATGCCCGCGCCGAGGGCGAGCCGAAAGTGCGTCCGGGGCGGCTGGTCAAACTCGTCGGCCTAGGCGAAAAGCTGACGGGCGATTATTACGTCACCGACGCGCGCCACCTCTACCACGACCTGGTCTACACCACCGAATTCAGCGTGCGCGGCACCCGCGGCGGCAATCTCATGACTGGGTTGTCACCCCAGCCCAAGCTCAAACCCGGCCAGACCAACCTGGTGGGCATCGTCACCAACAACAAAGACCCCGAGGGCATGGGGCGGGTGAAAGTAAAATTTCCGACCCTCACCGAGGAGCACGAGAGCAACTGGGCACGCGTCGTCGGCCCCGGCGCCGGACCCAAGCACGGCATCTACTGGATGCCGGAGGTCAACGACGAAGTGCTCGTCTGCTTCGAGCACGGCGACATCCACCGGCCCTACGTGGTGGGTGGCGTCTGGAACGGTAAGGATGACACCCCTGAGACGGTGGACGATTCGCTCACCCCGGTAAAGCTGCGCACGATGAAGACCCGTGTCGGCCACTATCTGCGCTTTGCCGACGAGGACACGCCGCCGGACAAAAAAGGGATCTACATCCGCACCGCCGATAATTATCAAATTCAGATCAACGAGACCGACCAGTTCATGGAGCTGCGCACGCCGGGGGGCTGTTTTATCAAACTCGACGATGCCACGGGCTCGATCACGATCGAAGCGCCGATGACGGTGACCATCAAGGCGGGGCAGGTGTTCATCAACTAA
- a CDS encoding FHA domain-containing protein, translated as MHITIECLTGSLAGKVLAFDQEEISLGRGEQKEKDIDFADIDIGVSRNHGLITLRAGRVVFTDASRGGTLVRGQRVNNDSVELCSGDELQLGGPSGPRLRVRYRALTQIVEPGRMHTQMLDQPETLMDSPPVPLPPPRPAAAPLPPVAAAMPADATAIQPPDAPPPNGTVPLPLPPVSTPPPPSQQQTMLQMPPAPSPSAPTVPSPPRPTVPAPSAQAPYVPPVPPLGGETFFQQTVDPDATVYHPQAPSAPPIPGETFFQPFAAPSAPSARPAPAAPKANSYIPPEQQTMLQTPAPVIDSNPTLLQEPAQFPWLLVILFALGVLALLAVIWVFLLRQSVAFFIPVPLVVLLGLGWFFYRSRKAAG; from the coding sequence ATGCATATCACCATCGAATGCCTGACGGGCTCCCTGGCGGGAAAAGTACTTGCCTTCGATCAAGAAGAAATCAGCCTTGGGCGGGGCGAGCAAAAAGAAAAAGATATTGATTTCGCAGATATTGACATCGGTGTCTCCCGCAACCACGGTCTGATTACCCTCCGCGCCGGGCGCGTCGTGTTCACCGATGCGAGCCGGGGCGGCACCCTGGTGCGTGGCCAACGCGTCAACAACGACTCGGTGGAGCTGTGTTCGGGCGACGAACTGCAACTCGGGGGACCGAGCGGCCCGCGTTTGCGGGTACGCTACCGGGCTCTCACCCAAATTGTCGAGCCGGGACGGATGCACACCCAGATGCTGGACCAGCCCGAGACGCTTATGGATTCGCCGCCGGTACCGCTGCCGCCGCCGCGCCCGGCCGCCGCGCCGCTGCCACCCGTCGCGGCGGCTATGCCCGCCGATGCGACGGCGATCCAGCCACCGGATGCCCCGCCGCCCAATGGCACAGTGCCCCTGCCTTTGCCGCCGGTGAGCACCCCACCGCCGCCTTCTCAGCAGCAGACGATGCTCCAGATGCCGCCGGCCCCGTCTCCGAGCGCTCCCACCGTGCCGTCCCCTCCACGTCCGACGGTACCGGCGCCGAGCGCCCAGGCGCCCTACGTCCCACCGGTACCGCCGCTGGGCGGCGAGACATTCTTCCAGCAAACAGTCGATCCCGACGCCACGGTCTACCACCCTCAGGCACCGTCCGCTCCACCTATCCCGGGGGAAACCTTCTTTCAACCCTTCGCCGCACCGTCCGCGCCCTCGGCCAGACCGGCTCCCGCCGCCCCCAAGGCCAATTCCTACATTCCGCCAGAACAGCAGACGATGTTGCAGACACCGGCACCGGTCATCGACAGCAATCCGACGCTGCTGCAAGAACCCGCGCAGTTCCCCTGGCTGTTGGTGATTTTATTCGCCCTGGGCGTGCTTGCCCTGCTGGCTGTGATCTGGGTGTTCTTGCTGCGCCAGTCGGTGGCCTTTTTTATCCCGGTGCCGCTGGTGGTGCTGCTGGGGCTGGGCTGGTTTTTTTACCGGAGTCGCAAAGCGGCCGGCTAG